In Nonlabens agnitus, the DNA window GGACATACTTCTTTATGACGATGTGATCATGGACGATCCACAGCTCACGGTACCGCATCCACATATGCTGGATCGAGATTTTGTCCTGAAACCTTTAAGCGCCATCGCCAGTGATGTAGAACATCCTGTTCTCAAAAAAACGATAGGTTCACTGGCATTTTCAAAAGAACTAGAACATTTGGTGGAGGAAAGTGGAATATCGCTTTCGCGAAAACAGATTCTCGACAATCTTATTTCCAAGAATAAAAGCAGCCTGGACAACGATCATCTTGCCTTGAATAGATTTCCCATTGATCAGCTCAACTTTATTGCGATTGAGGGAAATATAGGATCTGGAAAAACCAGCCTGGCCCATAAGATCAGTGAGGATTTTAAAGGTAAATGCGTACTGGAACGTTTTGCGGACAACCCGTTTTTACCACTTTTCTATGAAGATAAAGAGCGTTACAGCTTTCCGCTAGAGATGTCCTTTCTAGCAGATCGCTACCAACAGCTTAGTGATGATGTGGCACAGCATGAGCTGTTCTCCAACTTTACCGTGGCAGATTATTATGTAATCAAGTCATTGATTTTCAGTAAAATCACCTTACATTCAGAAGAGTACGCGCTTTACAAGCGTCTCTTCAATATGATGTATAAGGAACTGGTCAAGCCAGACCTTTACGTATATCTCTATCAAACCGAGGAACGATTACTCGAAAACATCAAGAAACGCGGTCGCGACTATGAACAAAATATTGAAGCCAGTTATTTAGCGCAGATACAACAAGGGTATTCTGACTTCATCAGATCGCAGAAGGACCTAAAGATAAAAGTCATTGACGTGACAGATCTGGATTTTGTGAATAATCAAGCAGATTACATCAAGGTTTTAGAACAAATAAGTGAAGCTATCGTAGCCAACTAATCTTATTAAAGATATCATACATCACGATCCCAGCACAAACTGAAATATTTAAACTGTGCTTGGTGCCGAATTGATCCAGTTCAATCACTTCCTTGCAGGCATCTACCACGTCTTGTTGCACACCTTTGACTTCATTGCCCAGCACGACGGCGACCTTATCACCTTTAGATAGTGAAAAATTGTAGAGGTTTTGAGAGCGTTCTGCCTGCTCGATCGCGCATGTGGTATAACCAGCATCGTTGAGTGTTTTGATGACATCTATGGTATTTTCTACATATTCCCAAGCGACACTTTCGGTTGCGCCCAGTGCGGTCTTGCGTATCTCTCGATGCGGTGGCTGCGCGGTAATACCGCACAGATATATTTTCTCTACACGATAGGCATCTGCACTGCGGAAAACGCTTCCCACGTTGTTCAAACTGCGAACATTGTCAAGAACGATGATGAGTGGTGTTTTTTCGCTTTCGCGAAAGCGATCTGGTGACAGCCTATCCAGCTCGTCATTGAGAAGTTTTCTGGTTTTGGACAAAACGGTAAGGCTTATAGGTTCACCGCCGGGCAATTACAGCTCCAGCGATCCTTGGTACATAAGAAGTCAATTCCCAACGTGATCTGGTGAAAACCACCACTCGCAAACTGAACCTCGCCAAATTGCTGGCTATAGGTATAGCCTACGGTAAAGCTGTCAAATTTTGCTCCTATGAAGGGTGACAGTAAGGATAGGTTTTGTTGCTGGATATCGGCTCCATTCTGGAATTCGGCTCCTTCAAAACTTTGACGATAGGAAAGTCCCATGTAAAGGGTTGTATCCTCATTCAAGTCATAGAAAGCTTTGGCATTAAGGTCCACAAATTGTTCCTTGGTACGATCTGTACGCTGGTACAATACAGATGGTTCAAATTGCCAGTCAGATTTTCTGGGAGCGATCAAATAGCCGGCATTTACGATGTAGCGCAGCTGGTTGGTACTCTCAAAACCTTCTGAGTATATCTCACGATTTTGAAAAATGGGGTTTTTCAGCGTGGCATGAACAAAGAAATCCTTGTACAGATAAGACATCCCAAAATCAATGTTGAAATAGGAGTCACTAACGAGAACGCCAGTAATAATAGGGTCAAAGTTCGTACGGTCAAAGCTGGTCTCATCCAGGCGGCTTTGTACCAATCCTACATTTGCGCCAAAAGACAATCGGTTCAAATCCTCATAACCACCACCTACTTGCAAGTGATATGCATAAGATAAGTAGGCACCTGTCTGTGAGTGATACCCGTTTTTGTCATTAAATACAATCGCACCTATACCACTATTTTGTCCTATCGCGGTATTAAAACTCAAGGTTTGCAAGTTAGGAGCATCCTCTTGATCAAACCATTGCTGTCTTGCCGTGGCTCTTACTTTACCGCAATTTGCAGCACCCGCCATGGATGGATGTAATAGGTACAGATTGTCCATCAAATAATCCTGATACACCGGTATTCCTTCTTGAGCAGTGCTCAAGTTAACAAGGCAGACAAATGAGAGGAAAAAGAAAAAATGCTTCATCAAGTAAATTCTACAGAAATAACGCAAGGCGGTACTATTTGTTTTATCGCGACAAATACATTTTGCCTGTTATTGTCCATTGCTTCAAATATATCATATAATAGCAACAATCAGGCAAGGCATCTAGTCTAGGTTAACGATTGTATTTGACCATTGAACCATAAAAGAATGCATTTACAAATAAAGCCGATTGATCTATGATCGCTCTATCTTTGCAAGCATAATAATTAAGCTATGAGCACACACACCATAAAAGTCGTTTCCACTACAAATGATGCTATCGTTAAGTTTGAAAGCAACCAGTTTTTAGTGAAGAATCACAGTTATGAGTTTAAAAATATTGATGAGGCAAAGCCATCACCACTAGCACAACAGCTTTTCTACCTGCCGTTTGTGAAAACGGTCTATATCGCCCAAAACTTCATTGCTATTGAACGCTATGACATTGTTGAATGGAGCGATGTACAGGATGAGGTCGCAGAACAAATCGAACAATACCTCAACAGCGACAAGCCTCTACTACCAGAAGAAGGCGAAGTCAAGAAGGTTCCAGTAACTGTTTATGCAGAGGCTACTCCTAATCCGTCCGTGATGAAGTATGTCGCTAATAAGAAGCTGACGGTCACCAGTCAGGAGTTTAAAACAATTGAGGATACTGAATCTGGTTCGCTTTCGCGAAAGCTGTACACCTTTCCATTTGTAAAAGAAATCTTTGTGGATGAGAACTATATATCAGTCACAAAGCATGATATAGTTGAGTGGCCAGAAATCACCAATGAAATCAGGTCATTTATAAAAGAGTCCATTGAAAACGGCGAAGAGATAGGTGTTTCCAAATACAGTGCGGGCACTTCCAAAGAGAAAGGCGAGGAAATGAGCTTGCCTAAGTTTGAGAATTTGAGTGAGGTCTCAAAAAAGATCGTAGAAATACTAGATGAGTACATACGACCAGCTGTAGCGAGTGATGGTGGTAACATAGCCTTTGAAAGCTATGATGAAAACTCCCAAGAGGTAAATGTCATACTTCAAGGAGCTTGTAGCGGTTGTCCTAGTTCAACCATGACCCTAAAAAATGGAATCGAAACGATGTTGAAAGAAATGATTCCAGGTAAAATCAATAGAGTTGTGGCGATAAATGGGTAAATATTGGTCTCCAAACATTTATGCGTATTACTTAGTAATATTCTCAAGTTACAATTAATAAGGTTTTTGAATAAAAAGTAAATTCAAAATCTACCTTAAAAAAGGTCAATTTGATTTAAACTCCTTCAAGTAAAAGGGTTCAAAATAAGCGATGTCTTCTACGATATCGCTTTTTTTATAGGCAGCCATGGCAAGATCACACATAGTTAAGGCGGTCGGTAAGGCATCAACATAAGTGTTCTTATGATCCTTGTTGAGTTCTTTAAATTTCAAGGCTCCAGAACCTATGACAGTAACATTATTTTCATTTAAAATTTGCTGGAATGTGGTAGGTTCCAAGATGGCAGCTGTCGTTTCCTTGATCTTTTTATTGTTTTGAAAAACACTGGTATAAACCTCCATGCGACGAGCGTCTAACATCGGGATCACGTAATTAGATGGTTGAGGAGCTTGCAAGGCAAGTGACTCCAATGTATCGATGGCGATTAATGGTATGTCTAACGCAAAGCATAAGCCTTTTGCACTTGCGACTCCTATTCGTAAACCCGTATAAGAACCAGGACCTTTACTTACGGCTATAGCATCAAGGTCTGTGGTTGATAACTCATTCCTTTTGAGTATCCCGTCAATAAAAACGTGAAGTCGTTCTCCATGGCTGTAAGAGTCGCTTTGATCTTCATTAAGATCCAAGCAGTTCACTACGCCTAAGTCATTTTCAAAACTACCTCGATTAGTTGCTAATGCAACAGAGCAATTGGTAGAAGAGGTTTCCAAGCAAAGAATCAAAGGCATACCAAATGATTATTCAGTCTCAGCTGCTTTTTTATCTGGCGTAGACTTGGCATTTACTTTGGTTCCGCTTTTGAGAACATCTGTAACTGTTCTATAAGGACCTGTGATCACTGTTTCACCAGGCTCCAAACCAGAAATGATGACAATGTTTTTATCGTCTTGAATTCCTGTTTTGACCACCTTCAATTTTGCCTTACCATTTTCCTCAACAAAGACACATTCAAACTTTTCAGTGTTCGATGTGACTTCAGGTTTTTTGTAGGAGCTTGTGGTGTCATTTTTTACTACAATCGCGCTTATAGGCACGGCAATAGCATCTTTACGTTCTTTTGTAATAATATCCACAGTAGCCGTCATTCCAGGTTTGAAAGGACTGTAATTGTCTGGTTTTCCCTCGGTGAGATCTTTATAGGATTCAGAAAGGATTCTAATTTTAACTTTAAAGTTCGTCACTTGATCTGCAGTAAGCGTTCCTGTTGCCGTATTTGCAATCTCAGTTACTTGACCCTCAAATTCCTTTTTAAGGTACGCGTCAACTTCCACAATGGCTTTGTCGCCTACATTGATCTTTACAATGTCATTTTCATTGACATCTACCTCAACTTCCATTTGGGAAAGATCTGCTACCCGCAACAATTCAGTACCAGCCATTTGCTGAGTTCCCACTACTCTTTCACCCAATTCAACGGCAAGAAGAGAAACGGTACCTGTCATAGGTGCATAAATACTGGTACGTCCCAAATTATCTGCAGCTTCATTTACGGTTGCTGCCGCACTTTGAACGCTAAAGTAAGCCGAACGTTCTGCTGCCTGAGCACGATCGTAATTAGCTAGCGCAGTATCGTAATCTGATTGCGATATGACGCCTTTCTTAAATAATTTTGAGCTGCGCTCAAAATTGGCTTTAGCTTCTGTAAGACTGGCCTGAGCTTGTGCATAGTTAGATCTAGAATTGGAAAGACCTGCTCTTGATCTGTTAACACTAGACTCCAACAAATCAGGGTTGATCATAACGAGCAACTGACCTTTCTCTACAGCCTCGCCTTCCTTTACATTTAACTGAATGATTTCTCCAGGAACTTCAGGTGATATACTTACCTCAATTTCTGGTTTGATTTTACCAGTAGCGCTAACGGTTTCAGTCACGTCCATTTTCTCAACGATCATGGTTTCTACCTTAGTACCTTCATCTGAAGATCCTATGACACCTAAAACCTTAAGCGCACCAAACCCGATTACCAGTACTCCAACAATAATTAATGCTATTAGTAATTTTCTATTCATCTTCTATAGTTTTAAATCTGTTGGTTCAATACCAAAGAACAATTCAAGCACTTTAAGTCTAAATAGGTAATTGAATTTGGCTTGATTCAGATTGATTTTTGAATTGTCATATCTCAACTTACTCTGGCTGAAATCAAAAGCATTCGTCAACCCTACATCATATCGTTCTGTGGCATAGTTGTAAGCCAGTTCTTGAGACTCTACTGCCTTTTTTGCTGCTTCATAGGACTCGCGTGCACCTTTCACATCTACATAAGCTTGATAAACGTTACTTTCAAGATCCAGCTTTGCTTGCTCTAATTGATATTCCGTTCTTTTAAGGTTTACTTGGTTGCGCTGCACGTTGCTACGAACACTGAAACCATTGAATATGGGAATGCTTAATTGGAAACCATAAGCGATACCATCGTTTTGATACAACTGGTCAATAAATGGATCAGCACCACGTAAGGTGGCTATGGTGTTGGGAAATTCACCAACCACAGCTTGTCCGGTTTCTTGAACCACACCTATCTGTTCTATAGAAACAGGATTGTCTGGATCTACAGTTTGAGTAAAAGATGTTGCATCAGTGTAACGTGTATCATACCCAAAGAACGCGCTCAAACTAGGATAATAGGCTCCTTTGGCGATTTGCAAAGATTTTTTTGCAAGCTCAACTTCCTTTTCGGCGATTTTAACTTCAGAGCGATTGCTTTCTGCTCCAGCAATAATTTCGCTTACAGGTTTGCTAGCAATACTTTCGTCAATAATCTCATAATCATCGTCTGCGATGTCAAAAGTCTCGTAGTCTTTTATGAGAAGTAATTGCGCCAGACTTATCTTACTTATGGTAACGGCATTTTGAGCATTGATGATTTGCTGCTGCTCTGATGCGTTGGTCGCTTGGATCTCAAGAAGATCACCTTTAGGCAATTGTCCAGCGTCTACTAATTCCTTTGTACGCTCGATTTGATCTAGAGTTACTTGATTTTGAGATTGAAGAACTTCCAGGTTTGCCTTGTTGGTAAGAATTTCCAAATAACTATTTGCCACAAATAATGAGATGTCATCCTTCATTTTGTCCAGCCTGTACAAGCTAGCGATCTGAGCGATTTTAGCTTGTTGTAGCTGTCTCACATTTCTCAAACCATCAAATAACGTGTAACCTACATTTATTCTACCAGTAACAGATAGAAACGTCGTGGTTTGAGCATTGTTTGTCACCGGGTTAAAACTAAGACCTGTATTTTCTGAAACGCCACCTGAAGCATTTGCTGTAGGCAAAAAGTTTCCAAAGGCGTTAAGTCTATCAGCATCTGCAGATTCTATGTCCAGCTGGCTTTGCTTGATGGATATGTTGTTTTCCAGTGCGTATTGCACACACTCGCTCAAGGTCCATTGCTTATTGTTAGTAGAGGCTGTTGGGGTTTGCGCTTTCGCGAAAGCGAAACAACCAAAAACTGCCATGCAAATAATTAAGTTCTTCATAATCTGGTAATGTCTATAGGTAGTTCTTAATTGGTATTTGTTACAAGATTTTTCTAACCGCCGTAATTAGTTGCTGTTGCCGCTGGTTTCAAGGCGTTCCAGACTTTGATACGATCGTTGCTGGTAATACCACTTTTGATTTCTACATAAATACCGTTACTCAATCCTAACTCTATGTCTCTCTTTTCAAATTCCTGATCTCCAACGGCTACTTCTACAAATGGCTTTTTGGTAGTTGGGTCGTATTGTACCAAAGCTTCTTTGATCGCGAGAACATCTTCTGCCTTATCCAGAATGATGCTAGCATTTGCACTAAGGCCTGCACGTACAAAGGAATTATCTTCACTTTGCTTTAATGTTCCTTTTATAGCAAATTGTATGGCGCCGTTTTCCGCAACACCTTTAGGAGCGATGTAATCAAGAACGGCATCAAATTTTTTGTTGTCATAGGCACCAACGGTAATTTCCAGTGGTAATCCTTCTTTGATTTTACCTACTTCAGACTCGTCAACTTTTCCTTCAAATATCATTTTATTAACATCTGCAATAAGTGCGATCGCTGTACCTTCATTGAAGTTGTTTGCTTCTATGACCTGGTTACCAACTTTAACCGGTACGTCTAGGACCATTCCAGATACTGTGGCTCTCACATTGGTATTGGCATATTCTCCCAATCCTGCGGTGGTACCCGTACGTATGATGTCATAGTTTTGACTAGCTCCAGTCAAGGCAACTTTTTCTTGTTCAAAGCGTTGTCTAGCATTGTTGTAGTTGTTTTGGGCAATGTCAAAATCGTTTGCAGAAATCACTCCTTTATTAAAAAGTTCCTTTTGTCTATTATAGATCGCGGTCTGATTGTCAAATGCCAGTTTTGCTGTTTCCACAGCGTTTCTTTGAGAGGCAATGCTATTTTTAGCACTGGTCAAAGAACTTACATTAGGTACCACTTTAATATCTGCAATAAGGTCTCCAGCCTCGACATATTCACCAGCTTCTACGTGAATCGTTTCAATAACTCCAGAAATGTTGGGTTTAATGTTGACTTCTTCCTTAGGAACAATGCTTCCTGTGGCAACCGTCTCTTTTACAATCGTTCTTTGCTCTGGCATTTCTGTAGCATATTCTACAGGATCTTCCAGGTCTTTAACGACGATGTACCATATTCCAGCGATGACTGAGAGCACGATAACGGACAGTAGTATGATGGTTCCTTTTCGTTTCATTTCTAGTTGAGTTTATTCTTTTTGTTTATTTATTCTGTTCTTAATGCGTCTACTGGCTTCATTTGTGTCGCTCTAGATGCTGGTATGAATCCAGCTAGCAAACCAGCGATTACCAAAATGGTCAAAGCGATGAAAATGACATTGATATTTACGGTTGGATTGGCAAAATTCTCCACAGGACCATTCTGATCCAGGACGAAATTCATGATCCAAATGACTCCAGCAGAAAAAGCAATTCCTGCAAAACCAGCAGCTAATGTCAGGACGACACTTTCCTGCAGGATCTGTGCCTTGATATCCCAAGGTGTTGCTCCCAATGCTCTACGTACACCTATTTCATTAGTTCTTTCCTTAACGACAATCAACATAATATTGCTGATTCCTATACCACCTGAAATCAAGATTAATCCGCCAACGAAAAAGCCAACAAACGATAGAATATTGAACAGGCCGTTTACTTTGGCAAACTGCTCGGCGATATCATAGTTCCCTAGGGCACGCTCATCATTAGGATGCACACTGCGCTGTTCTTTGATGGTAGCCAGTATTTGTGGTTTGAGCTCTGTAATATTATAGTCATCATAAGCGGTAATCGCCATGAATCCAACATTGTCTCCAGAATTAAAGGATTTTGCAAATGTGGTAAATGGTAGATAAATGGTATTAGCCTCTTCTTCAGAGTCTCCTGAACTGTTAGGGTTTTGAAACACGCCTACCACTTTAAAATTGACGCCATTGATGGAAATGTACGTATCTATAGGATCTACACCTACATCGTATAGAGTCTTTACTACATCCACACCTATCACGGCAGACTTTAAATTATTATCGATATCTGAGTAACTAATGAACCTACCCTTAATGATATCCATAGGTTGCTGATTGATAAATTCTGGGTAATCACCACTGATCTCAAAAGCTCCCGTTTTTTCATTGCGTGTAACGTTGTTAGCGCCACGATAGCCACCTAATCTAAATCTAGGAGAGACATATTTAAGTTCTGGGAATTTTCTTTTGAGCACATCTACATCGCCTATTTTCAAATCAAAACGACGTCCTTTCTCAAAACCCTTGTAGGGCATGGAAGTTCTTTGAGCCCACATGAACATGGAGTTGGTAGCAAAGTCACCAAAATCTTTACTAACACCAGTCTTAAGACCATTAGTCATGGCCAGCAATAACACTAAAATGAGGATACCCCAAAATACACCAAATGCTGTCAAAAAGGTCCTGAACCTATTTGCGTTGAGCGCTTCTAATATTTCATTCCATCGGTCCTTGCTAAACATATTATTCGTCTCTTAAAGCTTCAATTGGTTTAATGTTTGCCGCTCTACGGGCTGGAATGTATCCTGCGATCGCTCCAGCTATAATCAAAATAATTACCGTAGTTAATGATGTCTTGAGGTCTGCTTTAGGATACTTGAGAAAATCGGTCTCTACTAAAGGTCCAATAGCTTCCATGGCAAGAACACCAGCAAACAATCCAATGAATCCTGCTATAGCCGTGATAAAAATGGCTTCTTGAAGGATCATTCCCGTAATGGCCGATGGCAGTGCTCCCAAAGCCTTACGTATACCTATTTCCTTAGTACGTTCCTTTACAATAATCAGCATGATGTTACTCACGCCTACAATACCAGCGATGATCGTTCCAATTCCTATGAACCAGAACACGGCTCTAATAGTATCGATAAGTCCGTAGATTTTTTGTGCCTGCTCTAAAGTATTGTCCACACGTACTGCAGAGCGGTCGTCTGGTGAGACAGAAAATCTGCTTCTCAAATCCTGATCAATGGACTGTGACATTGCCATACTTAAATCCACAGCCTCATCAAAGTTGTCACTCATTTTTACCGTGTACGCAATACTGCGTATGTTATCTCCAGCATTAAATACTTGCTGTGCAGTAGTCAAAGGAATAAACAATCTAGACTCTTCTCGATTGCCGCCTGGATCTGTGTAAATACCTACCACTCTAAAGTTGATGTTGTTATTCAGTAAAATGGTTTTGTTGATAGGATCTTCGTCTTTAAACAAATCCAGTTTCATTTGGTTACCGATGACGGCAACCTTTTTCTTTTCTTCGAGATCCGTTTGATTGAGGAAACGACCGACGACCATGGATTGATTTTCTATGAATTGCTGGTCGGCATTTGCACCTTCGATACGATAATTACCTTGCTGCTGCTTATAATTTACCTGGCCACCCCAAGTGGAGTATGTACCCGTTTTATACTCGATCTGGTCTTCATACCGCTGGCTCAAATTATCATAATCGCCGTT includes these proteins:
- a CDS encoding efflux RND transporter periplasmic adaptor subunit; translated protein: MKRKGTIILLSVIVLSVIAGIWYIVVKDLEDPVEYATEMPEQRTIVKETVATGSIVPKEEVNIKPNISGVIETIHVEAGEYVEAGDLIADIKVVPNVSSLTSAKNSIASQRNAVETAKLAFDNQTAIYNRQKELFNKGVISANDFDIAQNNYNNARQRFEQEKVALTGASQNYDIIRTGTTAGLGEYANTNVRATVSGMVLDVPVKVGNQVIEANNFNEGTAIALIADVNKMIFEGKVDESEVGKIKEGLPLEITVGAYDNKKFDAVLDYIAPKGVAENGAIQFAIKGTLKQSEDNSFVRAGLSANASIILDKAEDVLAIKEALVQYDPTTKKPFVEVAVGDQEFEKRDIELGLSNGIYVEIKSGITSNDRIKVWNALKPAATATNYGG
- a CDS encoding PorP/SprF family type IX secretion system membrane protein; this encodes MKHFFFFLSFVCLVNLSTAQEGIPVYQDYLMDNLYLLHPSMAGAANCGKVRATARQQWFDQEDAPNLQTLSFNTAIGQNSGIGAIVFNDKNGYHSQTGAYLSYAYHLQVGGGYEDLNRLSFGANVGLVQSRLDETSFDRTNFDPIITGVLVSDSYFNIDFGMSYLYKDFFVHATLKNPIFQNREIYSEGFESTNQLRYIVNAGYLIAPRKSDWQFEPSVLYQRTDRTKEQFVDLNAKAFYDLNEDTTLYMGLSYRQSFEGAEFQNGADIQQQNLSLLSPFIGAKFDSFTVGYTYSQQFGEVQFASGGFHQITLGIDFLCTKDRWSCNCPAVNL
- the tsaB gene encoding tRNA (adenosine(37)-N6)-threonylcarbamoyltransferase complex dimerization subunit type 1 TsaB is translated as MPLILCLETSSTNCSVALATNRGSFENDLGVVNCLDLNEDQSDSYSHGERLHVFIDGILKRNELSTTDLDAIAVSKGPGSYTGLRIGVASAKGLCFALDIPLIAIDTLESLALQAPQPSNYVIPMLDARRMEVYTSVFQNNKKIKETTAAILEPTTFQQILNENNVTVIGSGALKFKELNKDHKNTYVDALPTALTMCDLAMAAYKKSDIVEDIAYFEPFYLKEFKSN
- the folK gene encoding 2-amino-4-hydroxy-6-hydroxymethyldihydropteridine diphosphokinase, whose protein sequence is MALGSNLGDRFENLCDAVDLIEQQLGLIIKVAPVYEVPAMGFDGNDFLNSCILVHAIKTPAEALEILQGIEKSMGRLPKTGESYENRVIDLDILLYDDVIMDDPQLTVPHPHMLDRDFVLKPLSAIASDVEHPVLKKTIGSLAFSKELEHLVEESGISLSRKQILDNLISKNKSSLDNDHLALNRFPIDQLNFIAIEGNIGSGKTSLAHKISEDFKGKCVLERFADNPFLPLFYEDKERYSFPLEMSFLADRYQQLSDDVAQHELFSNFTVADYYVIKSLIFSKITLHSEEYALYKRLFNMMYKELVKPDLYVYLYQTEERLLENIKKRGRDYEQNIEASYLAQIQQGYSDFIRSQKDLKIKVIDVTDLDFVNNQADYIKVLEQISEAIVAN
- a CDS encoding ABC transporter permease, translating into MFSIESWQEIFETIRKNKLRTFLTAFSVFLGIFILVILMGFSNGIENGVKSEFESDATNRISIRTGTTTKSYNGLNPGRNLQLRNGDYDNLSQRYEDQIEYKTGTYSTWGGQVNYKQQQGNYRIEGANADQQFIENQSMVVGRFLNQTDLEEKKKVAVIGNQMKLDLFKDEDPINKTILLNNNINFRVVGIYTDPGGNREESRLFIPLTTAQQVFNAGDNIRSIAYTVKMSDNFDEAVDLSMAMSQSIDQDLRSRFSVSPDDRSAVRVDNTLEQAQKIYGLIDTIRAVFWFIGIGTIIAGIVGVSNIMLIIVKERTKEIGIRKALGALPSAITGMILQEAIFITAIAGFIGLFAGVLAMEAIGPLVETDFLKYPKADLKTSLTTVIILIIAGAIAGYIPARRAANIKPIEALRDE
- a CDS encoding TolC family protein, which codes for MKNLIICMAVFGCFAFAKAQTPTASTNNKQWTLSECVQYALENNISIKQSQLDIESADADRLNAFGNFLPTANASGGVSENTGLSFNPVTNNAQTTTFLSVTGRINVGYTLFDGLRNVRQLQQAKIAQIASLYRLDKMKDDISLFVANSYLEILTNKANLEVLQSQNQVTLDQIERTKELVDAGQLPKGDLLEIQATNASEQQQIINAQNAVTISKISLAQLLLIKDYETFDIADDDYEIIDESIASKPVSEIIAGAESNRSEVKIAEKEVELAKKSLQIAKGAYYPSLSAFFGYDTRYTDATSFTQTVDPDNPVSIEQIGVVQETGQAVVGEFPNTIATLRGADPFIDQLYQNDGIAYGFQLSIPIFNGFSVRSNVQRNQVNLKRTEYQLEQAKLDLESNVYQAYVDVKGARESYEAAKKAVESQELAYNYATERYDVGLTNAFDFSQSKLRYDNSKINLNQAKFNYLFRLKVLELFFGIEPTDLKL
- a CDS encoding RNA methyltransferase — translated: MSKTRKLLNDELDRLSPDRFRESEKTPLIIVLDNVRSLNNVGSVFRSADAYRVEKIYLCGITAQPPHREIRKTALGATESVAWEYVENTIDVIKTLNDAGYTTCAIEQAERSQNLYNFSLSKGDKVAVVLGNEVKGVQQDVVDACKEVIELDQFGTKHSLNISVCAGIVMYDIFNKISWLR
- a CDS encoding efflux RND transporter periplasmic adaptor subunit, whose protein sequence is MNRKLLIALIIVGVLVIGFGALKVLGVIGSSDEGTKVETMIVEKMDVTETVSATGKIKPEIEVSISPEVPGEIIQLNVKEGEAVEKGQLLVMINPDLLESSVNRSRAGLSNSRSNYAQAQASLTEAKANFERSSKLFKKGVISQSDYDTALANYDRAQAAERSAYFSVQSAAATVNEAADNLGRTSIYAPMTGTVSLLAVELGERVVGTQQMAGTELLRVADLSQMEVEVDVNENDIVKINVGDKAIVEVDAYLKKEFEGQVTEIANTATGTLTADQVTNFKVKIRILSESYKDLTEGKPDNYSPFKPGMTATVDIITKERKDAIAVPISAIVVKNDTTSSYKKPEVTSNTEKFECVFVEENGKAKLKVVKTGIQDDKNIVIISGLEPGETVITGPYRTVTDVLKSGTKVNAKSTPDKKAAETE
- a CDS encoding NifU family protein yields the protein MSTHTIKVVSTTNDAIVKFESNQFLVKNHSYEFKNIDEAKPSPLAQQLFYLPFVKTVYIAQNFIAIERYDIVEWSDVQDEVAEQIEQYLNSDKPLLPEEGEVKKVPVTVYAEATPNPSVMKYVANKKLTVTSQEFKTIEDTESGSLSRKLYTFPFVKEIFVDENYISVTKHDIVEWPEITNEIRSFIKESIENGEEIGVSKYSAGTSKEKGEEMSLPKFENLSEVSKKIVEILDEYIRPAVASDGGNIAFESYDENSQEVNVILQGACSGCPSSTMTLKNGIETMLKEMIPGKINRVVAING
- a CDS encoding ABC transporter permease, which encodes MFSKDRWNEILEALNANRFRTFLTAFGVFWGILILVLLLAMTNGLKTGVSKDFGDFATNSMFMWAQRTSMPYKGFEKGRRFDLKIGDVDVLKRKFPELKYVSPRFRLGGYRGANNVTRNEKTGAFEISGDYPEFINQQPMDIIKGRFISYSDIDNNLKSAVIGVDVVKTLYDVGVDPIDTYISINGVNFKVVGVFQNPNSSGDSEEEANTIYLPFTTFAKSFNSGDNVGFMAITAYDDYNITELKPQILATIKEQRSVHPNDERALGNYDIAEQFAKVNGLFNILSFVGFFVGGLILISGGIGISNIMLIVVKERTNEIGVRRALGATPWDIKAQILQESVVLTLAAGFAGIAFSAGVIWIMNFVLDQNGPVENFANPTVNINVIFIALTILVIAGLLAGFIPASRATQMKPVDALRTE